Proteins from a single region of Coregonus clupeaformis isolate EN_2021a chromosome 19, ASM2061545v1, whole genome shotgun sequence:
- the LOC123481386 gene encoding cyclin-dependent kinase 10-like: protein MDLIVQLLGTPNENIWTGFTCLPLVGQYSLRKKPYNNLKNEFTWLSDAGLCLLNLLFMYNPLHRATAKDCLESSYLKEKPLPCEPDLMPTFPHNLNKRAVPAIESQSKRVKV from the exons atgGATCTCATAGTGCAACTGCTGGGTACCCCTAATGAGAACATCTGGacg GGCTTCACTTGTCTTCCCCTAGTTGGACAGTATAGTTTGAGGAAAAAACCATACAACAATCTGAAGAATGAGTTCACCTGGTTGTCTGATGCAGGGCTGTGTTTACTCAACCTACTCTTCATGTACAATCCCCTACACAG GGCCACAGCTAAGGACTGCTTGGAGAGTTCCTACTTAAAGGAGAAACCTTTAC CTTGTGAGCCTGATCTGATGCCAACATTCCCTCATAACCTAAATAAAAGGGCAGTCCCTGCTATAGAGAGCCAATCAAAACGCGTTAAAGTGTAA